A region from the Corylus avellana chromosome ca7, CavTom2PMs-1.0 genome encodes:
- the LOC132187131 gene encoding uncharacterized protein LOC132187131 isoform X2, whose translation MCTTRMEWSFSSGTTEVNTGSLCCNGKQPLEHSLSTDREKQPTEKDLSSSVFVNHAAIAWQESRRKWVGDQSRRPKRKAKDPILSWSMAYEDLLSTNEPFSEPISLPEMVDFLVDIWHDEGLFD comes from the exons ATGTGCACGACAAG AATGGAATGGTCGTTCAGTTCAGGGACAACGGAGGTCAATACTGGAAGTCTCTGTTGCAACGGGAAGCAACCTTTGGAACATTCTTTATCTACTGATAGAGAAAAACAGCCCACAGAAAAAGATTTGAGCTCTTCCGTTTTTGTCAATCATG CTGCAATTGCTTGGCAAGAGAGCAGAAGAAAGTGGGTGGGGGATCAATCTCGACGACCAAAAAGAAAGGCAAAGGATCCAATTTTAAG CTGGTCCATGGCATATGAAGATCTTCTCTCGACTAATGAGCCTTTCTCTGAGCCAATTTCTTTACCT GAGATGGTGGATTTCTTAGTTGATATTTGGCATGACGAAGGCCTTTTCGATTAG
- the LOC132187131 gene encoding uncharacterized protein LOC132187131 isoform X1, producing the protein MCTTRMEWSFSSGTTEVNTGSLCCNGKQPLEHSLSTDREKQPTEKDLSSSVFVNHAAIAWQESRRKWVGDQSRRPKRKAKDPILSWSMAYEDLLSTNEPFSEPISLPVTNFLNLPALGRRQLPLHGLTTLRRPVVLVHSRPGLVIVTSFVMRHPLSQSYGAILIFYHFFTLVCDDLSMLEYVFICYGKEMKGASMRYGFLMIWKTEKKHLNTPKLVC; encoded by the exons ATGTGCACGACAAG AATGGAATGGTCGTTCAGTTCAGGGACAACGGAGGTCAATACTGGAAGTCTCTGTTGCAACGGGAAGCAACCTTTGGAACATTCTTTATCTACTGATAGAGAAAAACAGCCCACAGAAAAAGATTTGAGCTCTTCCGTTTTTGTCAATCATG CTGCAATTGCTTGGCAAGAGAGCAGAAGAAAGTGGGTGGGGGATCAATCTCGACGACCAAAAAGAAAGGCAAAGGATCCAATTTTAAG CTGGTCCATGGCATATGAAGATCTTCTCTCGACTAATGAGCCTTTCTCTGAGCCAATTTCTTTACCT GTCACCAATTTCCTTAATCTTCCGGCACTGGGCAGGCGTCAGCTCCCACTACATGGTCTTACGACTTTGCGGAGACCTGTGGTTTTGGTACATAGTCGCCCGGGCCTGGTCATTGTGACCTCCTTTGTAATGAGGCACCCTCTCTCCCAAAGTTATGGGgctattttgatattttatcacttttttacTTTAGTTTGTGATGATCTCTCCATGCTAGAGtatgtttttatttgttatggaaaagaaatgaaaggtGCTTCTATGCGTTATGGATTTTTAATGATATGGAAAACTGAAAAAAAGCATCTAAACACACCCAAACTAGTTTGTTAG